A part of Marinobacter psychrophilus genomic DNA contains:
- a CDS encoding 5-oxoprolinase subunit C family protein, whose protein sequence is MTHSKPGLLIEKPGFLSLIQDAGRRGVMHLGLATGGAMDRHAWAWANYLLGNCFGAAALEITFGQVEFVSQLNASIAITGAKVTVTVNGASQPLWATLSLKAGDRVTLGAPRAGLRSYLAVAGGFSVAAGLGNSCATLYREKTGGLHRDGQPLKAGDLLPCEPQSQNPPLQRQVPVDWIPDYREALILDVIIGAQIERFPSRSLECFFTQPYTLSPQSDRMGARLNGPALEVFGERLISEGISLGAVQVPANGLPIILLNDRQTIGGYPKLGAVTPRSLDALAQRQPGSQLQFRPVALYEAQRREKAFLNFFNKTL, encoded by the coding sequence ATGACGCACTCCAAGCCCGGTTTGTTGATTGAAAAACCTGGGTTTCTGAGCCTGATTCAGGACGCCGGGCGTCGTGGCGTGATGCACTTGGGGCTGGCCACGGGCGGCGCTATGGATCGCCATGCCTGGGCCTGGGCAAACTACCTGTTGGGTAATTGTTTCGGGGCGGCGGCGTTAGAAATCACCTTTGGCCAAGTGGAGTTTGTGAGTCAGTTGAACGCCAGTATTGCCATTACCGGAGCAAAGGTGACGGTCACGGTGAACGGAGCTTCGCAGCCGTTGTGGGCAACGCTGTCGCTGAAAGCCGGGGACAGGGTGACATTGGGTGCGCCCCGTGCCGGACTGCGCAGTTATTTGGCTGTTGCCGGTGGTTTTAGCGTTGCCGCAGGTTTGGGTAACAGCTGCGCCACCCTGTACAGGGAAAAAACCGGAGGCCTGCATCGCGATGGGCAACCGTTAAAAGCCGGCGATCTGCTGCCTTGTGAGCCCCAGTCCCAAAATCCGCCGCTGCAGCGTCAAGTGCCTGTTGACTGGATACCCGATTACCGCGAGGCACTCATTCTGGATGTCATTATAGGGGCACAGATAGAGCGTTTTCCCTCCCGTTCTCTGGAGTGCTTTTTCACCCAGCCTTATACCTTGAGCCCGCAGAGCGATCGTATGGGCGCAAGATTAAACGGCCCGGCGTTAGAGGTGTTTGGCGAGCGCCTGATTTCTGAAGGCATCAGCCTGGGTGCGGTTCAGGTGCCGGCCAATGGTTTACCAATCATACTTCTAAACGATCGCCAGACCATCGGCGGCTACCCGAAGCTTGGGGCTGTGACGCCCCGCAGCCTAGATGCGCTGGCCCAGCGCCAGCCGGGCAGTCAGCTTCAGTTCCGCCCAGTGGCCCTGTATGAGGCCCAAAGGCGTGAAAAGGCCTTTCTGAATTTTTTTAACAAGACTCTTTAG
- a CDS encoding DUF2058 domain-containing protein → MASLQDQLLKAGLADKKKAKAIRNEKHKQRKQQPKGAVQVNEAEQRVQQAREEKTERDRQLNQQHQAEAQKKAIQAQIRQLVGTNRLNRSHGESSYQFVHDKKIKKMYVDDLMVDQLARGRLAIICVSGEYEIVAEGVARKIQERDAQAVVVLHERTKDDLGDDDPYAGYEIPDDLMW, encoded by the coding sequence ATGGCGTCCCTGCAGGACCAGTTACTGAAAGCCGGCCTGGCCGACAAAAAAAAGGCCAAAGCGATTCGCAATGAAAAGCACAAACAGCGCAAACAGCAGCCCAAAGGCGCAGTGCAGGTAAATGAAGCCGAACAGCGAGTACAGCAAGCACGGGAAGAAAAAACCGAGCGCGACCGTCAGTTGAATCAACAGCACCAGGCCGAGGCCCAAAAAAAGGCCATACAGGCCCAAATCCGCCAATTAGTGGGAACCAACCGACTGAACCGCAGTCACGGCGAATCCTCTTACCAATTTGTTCACGACAAGAAAATCAAGAAAATGTATGTGGACGACCTAATGGTCGACCAGCTAGCCCGCGGCCGACTGGCGATTATCTGCGTCAGTGGCGAATACGAGATTGTCGCCGAGGGCGTAGCACGCAAAATCCAGGAACGGGACGCACAGGCCGTTGTGGTATTGCACGAGCGTACGAAAGACGACCTCGGCGACGATGATCCTTACGCCGGCTATGAGATCCCGGACGATCTCATGTGGTAA
- the dbpA gene encoding ATP-dependent RNA helicase DbpA: MPSFKDLELSAAMQANLARLGFTEPTDIQTRALPHCLAGQDVIALAHTGSGKTAAFGIGLIEHVKPKQFSVQSLVLCPTRELADQVAKALRELARARDNIKILTLCGGVSIGPQIGSLAHGAHIVVGTPGRIADHLQKGTLKLDRVHTVVLDEADRMLDMGFQEAVENILSHAPAQRQTLLFSATWPESIRKLSAGFQREPVDVRAQTEKMNSDIAEVFYEISGTQRTRAIVALLSQHQPTSCLVFCAMKHQCDELAVELSQQGFSALALHGDLEQRDRDSVLVRFANQSCQVLVATDVAARGLDIKSLPLVVNAEPAGDPEIHTHRIGRTGRAGEQGLAVTLCSPSQGHKINRLESERGATVIWGDSGPLLGTVPKPMKPLMKTLCIASGRKEKLRPGDVMGALTGDGGLPGSAVGKINVFEFQCFVAVESRHAGRALEQLERGKVKGRNLRARLV, encoded by the coding sequence ATGCCATCCTTTAAAGACCTTGAACTGTCTGCCGCCATGCAGGCCAATCTTGCGCGCCTGGGCTTTACCGAACCCACGGACATTCAGACGCGGGCCTTGCCCCATTGCCTGGCGGGTCAAGACGTTATCGCCTTGGCGCACACCGGCAGCGGCAAAACCGCGGCCTTCGGCATTGGTCTGATTGAACATGTCAAACCCAAGCAGTTCTCGGTACAAAGCTTGGTACTGTGCCCCACTCGGGAGTTGGCTGATCAGGTCGCCAAGGCTTTGCGGGAATTGGCCCGTGCCCGCGACAATATAAAAATACTCACCCTGTGCGGTGGTGTGTCGATTGGCCCTCAGATCGGCTCGCTGGCCCACGGTGCTCATATCGTTGTGGGTACCCCAGGGCGGATAGCGGATCACCTGCAAAAAGGCACACTGAAACTGGATCGGGTGCACACCGTGGTGCTGGACGAAGCCGACCGCATGTTGGATATGGGGTTTCAGGAAGCAGTGGAAAACATTCTTTCACACGCGCCGGCACAGCGCCAGACTCTACTGTTCTCAGCCACTTGGCCCGAATCGATTCGTAAACTCAGCGCTGGTTTTCAGCGCGAACCGGTGGATGTGCGGGCGCAAACCGAGAAAATGAACAGTGATATTGCCGAAGTGTTCTATGAGATTTCTGGCACCCAGCGTACTCGCGCCATCGTGGCCCTGCTGTCGCAGCATCAACCCACATCCTGCCTAGTGTTCTGCGCTATGAAACATCAGTGTGACGAGCTGGCGGTTGAGCTCTCACAGCAGGGCTTTTCGGCGCTGGCGTTGCACGGCGACCTGGAACAGCGCGACCGCGACAGCGTTCTGGTGCGCTTTGCCAATCAAAGTTGCCAGGTATTAGTGGCCACCGACGTGGCGGCCCGGGGGCTGGACATAAAATCATTGCCACTGGTTGTTAACGCCGAGCCGGCGGGCGACCCGGAGATACACACGCACCGCATCGGTCGCACCGGCCGCGCTGGAGAGCAGGGGCTGGCAGTCACTCTGTGCAGCCCATCCCAGGGCCATAAAATCAATCGCCTGGAAAGTGAGCGCGGTGCAACGGTTATCTGGGGTGATAGCGGCCCATTGCTGGGCACTGTACCAAAACCGATGAAGCCGCTGATGAAAACCCTGTGCATAGCGTCCGGTCGCAAAGAAAAACTGCGCCCAGGTGATGTGATGGGCGCTCTGACCGGCGATGGCGGCTTGCCTGGTAGCGCTGTTGGTAAAATAAATGTGTTTGAATTTCAGTGTTTTGTAGCAGTGGAGAGCCGCCATGCTGGACGTGCGTTGGAACAGTTGGAGCGCGGCAAGGTAAAAGGTCGCAATTTGCGGGCACGCTTAGTCTAG
- a CDS encoding OadG family protein yields MNELMTQAVDLMIAGMGFVFAFLIVLVLATMIMSKLLNRFTAPEPATPARASRAKPKAQSSVDPDTAEAIKQAVAQFRLRHKK; encoded by the coding sequence ATGAATGAGCTGATGACCCAAGCTGTTGATTTGATGATTGCGGGTATGGGTTTTGTATTTGCGTTTCTGATCGTGCTGGTACTCGCAACGATGATCATGTCTAAGCTGCTGAATCGGTTTACTGCGCCTGAGCCGGCAACTCCGGCTAGGGCGTCCCGCGCCAAACCCAAGGCGCAATCGTCAGTTGATCCTGACACCGCAGAGGCGATCAAACAGGCGGTTGCCCAATTCCGGTTGCGTCACAAAAAATGA
- the oadA gene encoding sodium-extruding oxaloacetate decarboxylase subunit alpha, with amino-acid sequence MTDIKKPLGITDVVLRDAHQSLLATRMRLDDMLPIAEKLDKVGFWSLESWGGATFDSCIRYLGEDPWERIRELKKVMPNTPQQMLLRGQNLLGYRHYADDVVERFVDRAAENGVDVFRIFDAMNDPRNLLTAIKAVRKTGKHAQGTIAYTTSPVHTIEMWVELAKEVADMGADSIAIKDMAGILKPYVAFDLVSRLKKELDIPIHMQCHATTGMSTATAIKAAEAGIDNVDTAISSMSMTYGHSPTEAVVAILEGTERDTGLDLVLLEEIASYFREVRKKYARFEGSLRGTDSRILIAQVPGGMLTNMEGQLKEQNAAHRFDEVLAEIPKVREDLGFIPLVTPTSQIVGTQAVLNILTGERYKSISKETAAILKGEYGAAPAPFNKELQERVLDGKEVVTCRPADLIDSEMDKLTDELKKLAEEKNFKLADNVIDDVLTYALFPQIGLKFLENRNNPDAFEPIPSADDVAPAKKVSGPETYTVEVNSKKYVVAVSEGGEISQIQAEGGAASAPAAAASAPVGDGDPVNAPLGGNIFKVLVSPGDAVEEGDVLIILEAMKMETEIRAPKAGTVGEVFIKVGDAVAVDDEMLTIA; translated from the coding sequence ATGACAGACATTAAAAAACCGCTGGGGATTACGGACGTTGTACTGCGTGACGCCCACCAGTCCTTGCTGGCCACCCGCATGCGGCTTGACGACATGCTGCCAATCGCCGAGAAACTCGACAAAGTCGGCTTCTGGTCACTGGAATCTTGGGGTGGAGCCACGTTTGATTCCTGTATACGGTACTTGGGCGAAGACCCCTGGGAGCGTATTCGTGAATTGAAGAAAGTCATGCCCAATACGCCCCAACAGATGTTGTTGCGTGGCCAGAACCTTCTGGGCTACCGCCACTATGCGGATGACGTGGTAGAGCGGTTTGTTGATCGTGCCGCTGAAAATGGCGTGGACGTATTCCGCATTTTTGATGCGATGAACGATCCCCGCAACTTGCTCACGGCCATCAAGGCCGTGCGTAAAACCGGCAAGCATGCCCAAGGCACCATTGCCTACACCACCAGCCCGGTGCACACCATCGAAATGTGGGTTGAGCTGGCGAAGGAGGTCGCGGATATGGGCGCGGATTCCATCGCGATCAAGGATATGGCAGGAATTCTCAAGCCCTATGTCGCCTTTGATCTGGTTAGTCGTTTGAAGAAAGAATTGGATATTCCGATTCACATGCAGTGCCATGCGACCACCGGCATGTCGACCGCCACAGCTATTAAAGCAGCGGAAGCTGGTATTGATAATGTGGACACAGCTATATCCTCAATGAGTATGACTTACGGCCATTCGCCAACGGAAGCTGTAGTCGCCATTTTAGAAGGTACGGAGCGTGACACCGGTTTGGATCTGGTGTTGCTGGAAGAAATTGCCAGTTATTTCCGCGAAGTCCGTAAGAAGTACGCCAGGTTTGAAGGCAGCCTTCGGGGCACCGATTCCCGCATTCTAATTGCTCAGGTGCCGGGTGGCATGCTGACCAATATGGAAGGCCAGCTCAAAGAGCAGAACGCCGCTCATAGATTTGATGAAGTACTGGCTGAAATTCCCAAAGTGCGTGAAGACTTGGGCTTTATTCCGCTGGTAACGCCGACCTCGCAGATTGTCGGCACACAGGCGGTACTGAACATACTGACCGGTGAGCGTTATAAATCTATTTCCAAAGAAACGGCGGCTATCCTCAAAGGCGAGTACGGCGCCGCGCCTGCGCCGTTCAATAAAGAGCTTCAGGAGCGGGTTCTGGATGGCAAGGAAGTCGTTACATGCCGCCCAGCCGACCTGATTGACTCGGAAATGGACAAACTGACCGACGAGCTGAAAAAGCTGGCGGAAGAGAAAAACTTCAAGCTGGCTGATAACGTCATCGACGATGTGCTGACTTACGCCCTGTTCCCGCAGATTGGCCTGAAGTTCCTTGAAAACCGCAACAATCCGGATGCGTTTGAGCCGATTCCGTCGGCGGACGACGTAGCCCCAGCGAAAAAAGTCTCTGGTCCCGAAACGTACACCGTTGAAGTAAACAGTAAAAAATACGTGGTAGCGGTGTCTGAGGGTGGCGAAATTAGCCAGATTCAGGCAGAAGGCGGGGCTGCTTCGGCACCTGCGGCCGCTGCATCGGCGCCGGTTGGTGATGGCGATCCGGTTAACGCGCCCCTGGGCGGTAACATCTTCAAGGTTCTGGTTTCTCCCGGCGATGCCGTGGAAGAAGGCGATGTGTTGATCATTCTGGAAGCCATGAAAATGGAAACCGAGATCCGCGCACCGAAAGCCGGTACCGTCGGTGAAGTCTTCATCAAGGTCGGTGATGCCGTCGCTGTTGATGATGAAATGCTGACAATCGCATAA